Proteins encoded together in one Catellatospora citrea window:
- a CDS encoding S9 family peptidase — translation MTSDLPNGPGTAPVAPRIASTRSHHGDDVIDEYAWLETKDDPAVTAYLEAENAWTERATAHLSGLRETLFGEIKGRTQETDLSVPVRKGAYWYYARTEAGKQYGIQCRRPVAAGETAPPTPAADGSAPADEEILLDGNELAAGHDFFALGTLDVSPDGRLLAYSTDYTGEERFTLQIKDLTTGEILPDRIEGAFYGSAWSVDGSQLFYLTVDDAWRPHRVWRHAVGSTGDDTLVLEEADERFWIGVELTRSQRFIQLDIHSKVTSEVWLIPADEPTATPTVVTPRVQGLEYSVEPQGDRLLILHNRDAADFTLAQAPVSDPTDWQELIGHTQGVRLEGVDAFADQYVVSLRREGLTGLRLFPTAGEPTSKPRDITFPEPLYTVGLSGNPDYQTDQLRLTYTSMVTPDSVFDYVVATGELLLRKRKPVLPGPDGEPFDPARYEQHRVWATADDNTGVPISLVCKAGTPTDGSAPLVLYGYGSYESSMDPWFSIPRLSLLDRGVVFAVAHVRGGGELGRHWYDDGKLLAKRNTFTDFVACARHLAKSGWTSPDRIIARGGSAGGLLMGAVANIAPEAFAGIVAQVPFVDPLSSILDPSLPLTVTEWEEWGNPLESPEVYAYMKAYSPYENVADLDYPAILAVTSLNDTRVRYSEPAKWVAALRHTAPRGEYLLKTEMGAGHGGPSGRYDAWKEEAFVTAWILDRVGLAG, via the coding sequence ATGACTTCCGATCTCCCCAACGGGCCGGGCACGGCCCCCGTCGCACCGCGGATCGCGAGCACGCGCAGCCATCACGGCGACGACGTCATCGACGAATATGCCTGGCTGGAGACGAAGGACGACCCGGCGGTCACCGCATACCTGGAGGCCGAGAACGCCTGGACCGAGCGGGCCACCGCGCACCTGAGCGGGCTGCGCGAGACGCTGTTCGGCGAGATCAAGGGCCGCACCCAGGAGACCGACCTGTCGGTGCCCGTCCGCAAGGGCGCGTACTGGTACTACGCGCGCACCGAGGCCGGCAAGCAGTACGGCATCCAGTGCCGCCGCCCGGTGGCCGCGGGCGAGACCGCCCCGCCGACCCCCGCCGCCGACGGCTCGGCGCCGGCCGACGAGGAGATCCTGCTCGACGGCAACGAACTGGCCGCCGGGCACGACTTCTTCGCCCTCGGCACGCTCGACGTGAGCCCGGACGGGCGGCTGCTGGCGTACTCCACCGACTACACCGGCGAGGAGCGCTTCACGCTCCAGATCAAGGATCTGACCACGGGCGAGATCCTGCCCGACCGGATCGAGGGCGCGTTCTACGGCAGCGCCTGGTCGGTCGACGGCTCGCAGCTGTTCTACCTGACCGTGGACGACGCCTGGCGCCCGCACCGGGTGTGGCGGCACGCGGTCGGCTCGACCGGTGACGACACGCTGGTGCTGGAGGAGGCGGACGAGCGCTTCTGGATCGGCGTCGAGCTGACCCGCTCGCAGCGCTTCATCCAGCTCGACATCCACAGCAAGGTCACCAGCGAGGTGTGGCTGATTCCGGCCGACGAGCCCACCGCCACGCCGACCGTGGTCACGCCGCGCGTGCAGGGCCTGGAGTACTCCGTCGAGCCGCAGGGCGACCGGCTGCTGATCCTGCACAACCGCGACGCCGCCGACTTCACCCTCGCCCAGGCCCCGGTGTCCGACCCGACCGACTGGCAGGAACTGATCGGCCACACCCAGGGCGTACGCCTCGAAGGTGTGGACGCCTTCGCCGACCAGTACGTGGTCTCCCTGCGCCGCGAGGGCCTCACCGGCCTCCGGCTGTTCCCGACCGCCGGGGAGCCGACCTCGAAGCCGCGGGACATCACCTTCCCGGAGCCGCTCTACACGGTCGGGCTGTCCGGCAATCCCGACTACCAGACCGACCAGCTGCGCCTGACCTACACCTCGATGGTCACCCCCGACTCGGTCTTCGACTACGTGGTGGCGACCGGCGAGCTGCTGCTGCGCAAGCGCAAGCCCGTGCTGCCGGGCCCGGACGGCGAGCCGTTCGACCCGGCCCGCTACGAGCAGCACCGGGTCTGGGCGACCGCCGACGACAACACCGGTGTGCCGATCTCGCTGGTCTGCAAGGCCGGCACGCCGACCGACGGCTCGGCGCCGCTGGTGCTCTACGGCTACGGGTCGTACGAGTCGAGCATGGACCCGTGGTTCTCCATCCCGCGGCTGTCGCTGCTCGACCGGGGCGTGGTGTTCGCGGTCGCGCACGTGCGCGGCGGCGGCGAGCTGGGCCGGCACTGGTACGACGACGGCAAGCTGCTGGCCAAGCGCAACACGTTCACCGACTTCGTCGCGTGCGCCCGGCACCTGGCCAAGAGCGGGTGGACCAGCCCCGACCGCATCATCGCGCGCGGCGGTTCGGCCGGCGGCCTGCTGATGGGCGCGGTCGCCAACATCGCGCCGGAGGCGTTCGCGGGCATCGTGGCACAGGTGCCGTTCGTCGACCCGCTGTCGTCGATCCTCGACCCGTCGCTGCCGCTGACCGTCACCGAGTGGGAGGAGTGGGGCAACCCGCTGGAGTCCCCCGAGGTGTACGCGTACATGAAGGCCTACTCGCCGTACGAGAACGTCGCCGACCTGGACTACCCGGCGATCCTCGCGGTGACCAGCCTGAACGACACGCGCGTGCGCTACAGCGAGCCGGCCAAGTGGGTCGCGGCGCTGCGGCA
- a CDS encoding FAD-binding oxidoreductase produces the protein MREESELDELRLGCPVRPAGRLDAVDGALVRWVAAPRDLAEAAALMRRAHELGLTVLPRGNGSKACWLDPPPVVDLLVDLSDLAELRYDATTEQLTVGAGVGVAAAQDVLARSGRRLALDPPSARATFGGVLAAAEFGPLTHLYGPPAVQVVDATVVLPDGTVTTVADRARLLGSSIFDLRWTHPGGLHPASLIVEVTLRTFPLAPAAAWVVCPVLQPLQVATLRDDVLAANLAPAAIELDMPGVRRTPQAGGRRDATGVMAVLLEGSSVGLADRGRLLVRRLGGHAYLTTQAPLWWGKYPFRPDEVAVRLYAPEGDLHSVCYTLVDAIGSPVPVRGSIGVGQAWAAVPGELPAGRLVSVLETLREVLLARSGSAVVQAAPPHLRELLAPYRVP, from the coding sequence GTGCGTGAGGAATCCGAGCTGGACGAGTTGCGTCTGGGCTGTCCCGTGCGCCCGGCGGGCAGGCTGGACGCGGTCGACGGCGCGCTGGTGCGCTGGGTCGCCGCGCCGCGTGACCTCGCTGAGGCCGCCGCCCTGATGCGCCGCGCCCACGAGCTGGGCCTGACCGTGCTGCCCCGGGGCAACGGGTCGAAGGCGTGCTGGCTCGATCCGCCGCCGGTCGTCGATCTGCTGGTCGACCTGTCCGACCTCGCCGAGCTGCGCTACGACGCCACGACCGAGCAGCTCACGGTCGGCGCGGGGGTGGGCGTCGCGGCGGCGCAGGACGTGCTCGCCCGGTCGGGCCGCCGGCTGGCGCTAGATCCGCCGTCGGCGCGCGCGACGTTCGGCGGGGTGCTGGCGGCGGCCGAGTTCGGCCCGCTGACCCACCTCTACGGGCCGCCCGCGGTGCAGGTGGTGGACGCGACCGTGGTGCTGCCCGACGGCACGGTGACCACCGTGGCCGACCGGGCCCGCCTGCTCGGGTCGAGCATCTTCGACCTGCGCTGGACGCACCCCGGCGGGCTGCACCCGGCCAGCCTGATCGTCGAGGTGACGCTGCGGACCTTCCCGCTCGCGCCGGCCGCGGCCTGGGTGGTCTGCCCGGTGCTGCAGCCGCTGCAGGTCGCCACGCTGCGCGACGACGTGCTGGCCGCCAACCTGGCCCCGGCCGCGATCGAGCTGGACATGCCCGGAGTGCGCCGCACCCCCCAGGCGGGCGGCCGGCGCGACGCCACCGGGGTGATGGCGGTGCTGCTGGAGGGCTCGTCGGTGGGCCTGGCCGACCGCGGCCGCCTGCTGGTGCGCCGCCTCGGTGGGCACGCCTACCTGACCACCCAGGCCCCCCTGTGGTGGGGCAAGTACCCATTCCGTCCCGACGAGGTCGCGGTGCGGCTCTACGCGCCCGAGGGCGACCTGCACTCGGTCTGCTACACCCTGGTCGACGCGATCGGGTCGCCGGTTCCGGTGCGCGGCAGCATCGGCGTCGGGCAGGCGTGGGCCGCGGTGCCCGGCGAGCTGCCCGCGGGACGGCTGGTGTCGGTGCTGGAGACGTTGCGGGAGGTGCTGCTGGCGCGCAGCGGCTCCGCTGTGGTGCAGGCCGCCCCACCGCACCTGCGTGAGCTGCTGGCGCCGTACCGCGTGCCATAA